From Spartinivicinus ruber, the proteins below share one genomic window:
- a CDS encoding GGDEF domain-containing response regulator, translating to MNILIAEDTPSVRLLLAKVVSKAGHVPYLAENGYQVLEFMQCTTIDMVLMDISMPKMGGLETTRQIREEYDSWLPIIFITASTDDNEYAEALMIGGDGILVKPIKPALVRAQVKAMERIVQSQQELNRINAKLEAMSKQDVLTGVANRNGLYEAVQKELKRSRRRNSPLCLMMIDVDYFKQYNDTYGHLGGDECLRLVAQTIKRQLRRPVDLVARFGGEEFVILLPDTRLTGGRQIGESLLEAIREAKIPHEGSPVAEILTVSAGLAANEYAINDYQLNDLLDQADAALYKAKSEGRNRLVSMADMSNSKSPTKQVGV from the coding sequence TTGAATATCCTGATTGCAGAAGATACTCCTTCAGTTAGACTGCTCTTAGCTAAGGTTGTTAGCAAAGCAGGGCATGTTCCTTATTTGGCTGAAAATGGCTATCAAGTTTTGGAATTTATGCAATGCACTACCATTGATATGGTGTTGATGGATATCAGCATGCCTAAAATGGGAGGGCTGGAAACTACCCGTCAAATTCGTGAAGAATATGACAGTTGGTTACCTATAATTTTTATTACTGCCAGTACTGATGACAATGAATATGCTGAAGCGCTGATGATTGGTGGTGATGGCATTTTGGTAAAGCCTATCAAGCCTGCTTTGGTTCGAGCTCAAGTGAAAGCGATGGAGCGCATTGTTCAATCTCAACAAGAGCTAAATAGAATTAATGCCAAACTGGAAGCAATGAGTAAACAAGATGTGCTGACAGGTGTTGCCAATCGTAATGGGCTGTATGAAGCTGTGCAAAAGGAGTTAAAACGGTCTCGACGTCGCAATAGTCCATTATGCTTAATGATGATTGATGTGGACTATTTTAAGCAATATAACGATACCTATGGCCATTTAGGGGGAGATGAATGCCTTCGCCTTGTGGCACAAACCATCAAACGACAATTAAGGCGTCCAGTTGACTTAGTTGCCCGCTTTGGTGGTGAAGAGTTTGTAATATTGTTGCCAGATACAAGGCTAACAGGGGGTAGGCAAATTGGCGAGAGCTTGCTTGAAGCAATCCGGGAAGCCAAGATCCCTCATGAAGGCAGCCCAGTTGCAGAAATACTAACTGTGAGTGCTGGTTTGGCAGCTAATGAATACGCGATTAACGACTATCAGCTTAATGATTTGTTAGATCAGGCAGATGCGGCGCTCTATAAAGCTAAATCTGAAGGGCGTAACCGTTTGGTGAGTATGGCGGACATGTCAAATAGCAAATCTCCTACAAAACAAGTTGGTGTTTAG
- a CDS encoding peptide ABC transporter substrate-binding protein, protein MKLNKLSKILASTITATVVATGLSMSYPTVAAEVPAGVELAKKQKLIRGIGAEPGSLDPQKVEGTPGGYVVRDLFEGLVTEDPYGKIIPGQAESWTVSKDKKVYTFKIRDNAKWSNGDPVTANDFVFAFRRAVDPKLGSNYAWYMELMGVKNASDAINGKVKPFELGVKAIDNKMFEITLAKPLPFFIKTLAHYTTYPVHQKTVEKFGDKWTQPENMVSNGPYKLTKWVVNERMESVRNRHYWNDKKTVINNVSYLPIESSNAELNRYKADEMHLTHTIPEDHFRNLKKNIPDEIKVHGIVATYFYVFNTKKKPFDDVRVRKALALAIDRNIITDKLLGMGQIPTFSLTPPYVDGFEAPINPYSKMSQAERVKEAQKLIAEAGINENNPLKFEILYNTLESHKKIALAAASMWKKNLKHVTVELLNQEWKTFLETKKQGNFTVARYGWNGDYNEASTMLSILTTSSGANDGKYNNAEYDKLLSQSATAKNPNKYYQQAEAIIAKDMPILPFYHYVSHVLVKRNVGGYANANPLENIYSKNLYITKK, encoded by the coding sequence GTGAAACTCAATAAATTATCTAAAATATTAGCATCCACAATAACTGCAACGGTCGTAGCAACAGGACTTAGCATGAGCTATCCCACAGTTGCAGCAGAAGTGCCTGCGGGTGTTGAGCTAGCCAAAAAGCAGAAACTTATTCGCGGCATTGGTGCTGAACCTGGCTCGTTAGACCCACAAAAAGTGGAAGGAACACCAGGCGGTTATGTAGTGAGAGACTTATTTGAAGGGCTAGTTACTGAAGACCCTTATGGCAAAATTATTCCAGGGCAAGCAGAGTCCTGGACTGTTAGCAAAGATAAAAAAGTATATACCTTTAAAATACGCGATAACGCAAAATGGTCAAATGGTGACCCAGTAACTGCTAATGATTTTGTATTTGCTTTCCGTCGGGCCGTCGACCCAAAATTAGGCTCAAACTACGCTTGGTATATGGAATTAATGGGAGTTAAAAATGCTTCCGATGCAATTAATGGTAAAGTGAAACCGTTTGAGTTAGGGGTTAAAGCCATTGATAACAAAATGTTTGAAATTACCTTAGCCAAGCCTCTTCCTTTCTTTATCAAAACCCTTGCACACTATACAACTTATCCAGTGCACCAAAAAACCGTAGAAAAATTTGGTGATAAGTGGACCCAACCAGAGAATATGGTATCCAATGGCCCATACAAGTTAACGAAATGGGTAGTTAATGAACGTATGGAGTCAGTAAGAAACCGTCATTATTGGAATGATAAAAAAACGGTCATAAATAACGTCTCTTATTTGCCAATTGAATCTTCCAATGCAGAGCTTAATCGCTATAAAGCAGACGAAATGCATCTAACTCATACGATTCCTGAAGATCATTTTCGTAACCTTAAAAAGAATATTCCTGACGAAATTAAAGTACATGGTATAGTTGCTACCTACTTTTACGTATTCAATACCAAGAAAAAGCCTTTTGATGATGTACGGGTAAGAAAAGCCTTAGCATTAGCCATCGACCGCAATATCATCACTGATAAATTACTGGGCATGGGACAAATTCCCACCTTTTCACTAACCCCTCCCTATGTCGATGGCTTTGAAGCACCAATAAACCCCTACTCTAAAATGAGCCAAGCGGAGCGAGTAAAAGAAGCTCAAAAGCTAATAGCTGAGGCAGGTATCAATGAAAACAACCCATTAAAATTTGAAATTTTATACAATACTTTGGAATCGCATAAAAAAATTGCTCTTGCTGCCGCATCTATGTGGAAGAAAAACTTAAAGCATGTCACAGTTGAGCTGCTTAATCAGGAATGGAAAACCTTCTTAGAAACCAAGAAACAGGGAAATTTTACTGTTGCCCGCTACGGATGGAATGGCGACTATAACGAAGCATCTACCATGTTAAGCATTCTTACCACTTCAAGTGGTGCAAATGATGGAAAATATAATAATGCAGAATATGACAAGTTATTAAGCCAATCAGCAACAGCAAAAAATCCGAATAAGTATTATCAACAGGCAGAAGCCATTATCGCTAAAGATATGCCAATCTTGCCATTTTATCATTATGTAAGCCATGTTTTAGTAAAGCGGAATGTAGGTGGCTATGCTAATGCTAACCCTCTAGAAAACATTTATTCGAAAAATCTTTATATTACTAAAAAATAA
- the cysQ gene encoding 3'(2'),5'-bisphosphate nucleotidase CysQ, translating into MKSLTDPLLTICQQAAKSIMDIYHQADFEQWHKQDQSPVTEADYASHQIIVEALQQLTEQYPILSEESSTIPFSKRQQWSRYWLVDPLDGTKEFIKHNDEFTINIALIENHQPILGMLYVPVSGECYVGGKSFAPMRWTAEESWQPINHTAQDSKTLSILMSRSHLSTKDQQLLTDLKKTFSVKVVHAGSALKFTWLITGKANLYCRFTPTSEWDTAAGQAIVEAAGGIMLTSAGNNFAYNQKDSLINGPFLATTLTGSRLTTVNRVFQQVI; encoded by the coding sequence ATGAAATCACTGACTGATCCACTACTAACCATCTGCCAACAAGCAGCTAAATCCATTATGGATATTTATCACCAAGCTGATTTTGAGCAATGGCATAAGCAGGATCAGTCCCCTGTAACTGAAGCAGACTATGCATCACACCAGATTATTGTTGAAGCCCTTCAGCAGTTGACTGAACAATACCCCATTTTATCTGAAGAATCTTCCACTATTCCATTTAGTAAAAGACAACAATGGTCGCGTTATTGGCTGGTTGATCCCCTTGATGGCACTAAAGAATTTATCAAACACAATGATGAATTCACCATTAATATTGCCTTAATTGAAAACCATCAGCCCATCTTAGGTATGCTTTATGTGCCAGTCAGTGGTGAGTGCTATGTAGGAGGGAAAAGCTTTGCACCAATGCGGTGGACAGCAGAAGAATCTTGGCAACCCATTAATCACACAGCTCAAGATAGTAAAACACTCTCAATTTTAATGAGCCGGAGCCACTTATCTACTAAAGACCAACAATTGCTCACTGATCTAAAGAAAACATTTTCTGTCAAAGTGGTGCATGCAGGCAGCGCCCTAAAGTTTACCTGGCTAATTACCGGTAAAGCCAACCTATATTGCCGTTTTACTCCAACCTCAGAGTGGGATACAGCCGCTGGACAAGCGATTGTTGAAGCGGCAGGTGGCATCATGCTTACCTCTGCAGGCAACAACTTTGCTTATAACCAGAAAGACTCTCTGATTAATGGACCTTTCCTAGCTACTACCTTAACTGGCTCTAGATTAACAACAGTCAATAGAGTTTTCCAACAAGTTATTTAA
- a CDS encoding peptide ABC transporter substrate-binding protein, giving the protein MIRKTRLILTTFTFFILTFNALTHAANIPSGAKLAKQQTLYRGNGSEPTSLDPHHVQSNVGGSITGDLFEGLVSQNEAGDIIPAVATHWEVADSNKTFTFYLRKNAKWSNGDPVTAHDFAYSFQRAVNPATASEYAWYLEMADIINAKEILAGKRKPNTLAVTALDNYTLQIKLANPKPYFIKMLSHYTMFPVHKKTIEKFQDKWSQPGNMVSNGAYQLTKWVVNERVEAERNPHYWDNQNTIINKVVFLPIESSNAELNRYKAGELDLTSTIPPDFYQRLKKDIPSELKVKPHLATYYYVFNTKRKPFNNVKVRKALSMTIDRDIIVNKVLGEGQQEAFGFTPPAINGFVKPDNPYEKLSQQERLKMAKKLYQEAGFSKEKPLTFDLLYNTSEGHKKIALAIASMWKKHLGVKVTINNQEWKSFLSTTRQGSFDVARAAWIADYNEASSMLDVLTTNHGNNDGKYSNPKYDQLMLNAKKAKDPSTIYQQAEAVLAKDMPIAPIYHYVRVRLVKPHVGGYMNKNPTDQLYSKNLYILNH; this is encoded by the coding sequence ATGATAAGAAAAACTCGTCTTATACTAACCACCTTTACCTTTTTTATTCTAACCTTCAACGCCCTCACTCATGCAGCCAATATCCCATCAGGTGCTAAATTAGCAAAACAACAAACATTATATAGGGGTAACGGATCTGAACCTACATCCTTAGACCCACATCATGTACAAAGCAATGTTGGTGGAAGTATCACAGGTGACTTATTTGAGGGATTAGTCAGCCAGAACGAAGCTGGTGATATTATTCCAGCTGTTGCAACCCACTGGGAAGTGGCCGATAGTAATAAAACCTTCACTTTTTACTTAAGAAAAAATGCTAAATGGTCTAATGGTGACCCAGTTACTGCTCATGATTTTGCTTATAGTTTTCAACGTGCTGTAAATCCAGCAACCGCTTCAGAGTACGCTTGGTATCTGGAAATGGCAGATATTATTAATGCTAAAGAAATTCTTGCAGGTAAGCGAAAGCCAAATACTCTAGCTGTAACAGCTTTAGATAACTATACCTTACAAATAAAACTTGCCAATCCTAAACCTTATTTTATAAAAATGCTATCTCATTATACTATGTTTCCTGTCCATAAAAAAACGATAGAAAAATTTCAAGATAAATGGAGTCAACCGGGCAATATGGTAAGCAATGGTGCCTATCAATTAACTAAATGGGTAGTTAATGAGCGAGTTGAAGCTGAACGTAATCCACATTATTGGGATAACCAAAATACAATTATTAATAAAGTCGTTTTTCTACCTATTGAATCAAGTAATGCTGAACTAAACCGTTATAAAGCGGGCGAATTAGACTTAACCAGTACTATTCCACCTGATTTTTATCAGCGATTAAAAAAAGATATTCCTAGTGAACTTAAAGTAAAACCCCATTTAGCTACTTATTACTATGTTTTCAATACTAAACGTAAGCCTTTTAATAATGTAAAGGTACGCAAGGCGCTATCAATGACTATCGATAGAGATATCATTGTTAATAAAGTATTAGGAGAAGGTCAACAAGAAGCATTTGGCTTTACACCTCCAGCTATTAACGGCTTTGTTAAGCCAGACAATCCATATGAAAAACTTTCTCAGCAAGAGCGATTAAAAATGGCGAAAAAGCTTTATCAAGAAGCCGGGTTTTCCAAGGAAAAACCACTTACATTTGACTTACTTTATAATACAAGCGAAGGCCATAAAAAAATTGCGCTAGCGATTGCTTCTATGTGGAAAAAACATTTAGGCGTAAAAGTGACAATCAATAATCAAGAATGGAAATCATTTTTAAGCACTACCCGACAAGGTAGTTTTGATGTAGCAAGAGCTGCATGGATTGCCGATTATAACGAAGCCTCCTCCATGTTAGATGTGTTGACCACTAATCATGGCAATAACGATGGAAAATATAGTAACCCAAAATATGATCAATTAATGCTAAATGCAAAAAAAGCAAAAGACCCATCGACAATCTACCAGCAGGCGGAAGCTGTTCTAGCGAAAGATATGCCGATTGCGCCAATTTACCACTATGTACGAGTACGACTGGTTAAACCCCATGTTGGAGGCTATATGAACAAAAACCCTACAGATCAGTTGTACTCAAAAAATCTTTATATTTTAAATCATTAA
- a CDS encoding rhodanese-like domain-containing protein: protein MEKLIEFVVNHPYLVTAFIALLAALIYTEGRKAGATITTSQLTSAVNNKDAIVVDVRDGKEFQEGHIVNAINIPSAKFAERMKELDKHKDKPIVIVDKMGQQGSTAGKALKAAGFEQVMRLQGGMQTWTSENLPVIK, encoded by the coding sequence ATGGAGAAATTGATAGAGTTTGTTGTCAACCATCCATACTTGGTTACTGCATTTATAGCGCTATTAGCGGCTTTAATTTATACCGAAGGGCGCAAAGCTGGGGCAACTATCACCACCAGTCAGCTAACTTCAGCAGTAAACAACAAAGATGCAATAGTGGTAGATGTTCGAGATGGTAAGGAATTCCAAGAGGGGCATATTGTTAATGCTATCAATATTCCTTCTGCCAAGTTTGCTGAACGGATGAAAGAGTTAGATAAGCATAAGGATAAGCCCATTGTTATTGTTGATAAAATGGGGCAACAAGGTAGTACGGCAGGTAAAGCACTTAAAGCAGCGGGCTTTGAGCAAGTAATGAGGCTGCAAGGTGGCATGCAAACCTGGACCAGTGAAAACTTGCCGGTGATTAAGTGA
- a CDS encoding alkaline phosphatase yields the protein MQLTVKRIAGKCLLIIWCCLPKVSIAQQESSDTWYEAGQQAVAAAIRQQSNTALARNVILFVGDGMGVSTVTAARILDGQLKEKAGEENLLAFEKLPYVGLSKTYNTNQQTADSAGTMTAMVTGVKTLAGVISVGQQAIRGDCETSKQHKVMTLLEQAEEAEMSTGVVTTARITHATPAATYAHTPERNWEDDKDLPTAAKRAGCKDIARQLVEFSYGDGLEVALGGGRRSFLPDNQADPEEPNKTGTRGDGRNLVNEWLTQYDKSQFVWNAKQFKAVKAENVDHLLGLFNRSHMAFEADRSDDKGGEPSLSEMTSKAIKVLEKNENGFFLMVEGGRIDHGHHAGNAYLALHDTVEFANAVATARKMTDSRETLIIVTADHSHVFTMGGYPTRGNPILGKVVGNNSKGQPNTKPTLAADGMPYTTLGYYSGLGAIHDQSGRRQVGRLNITDISTNAKNYFQEALVPMSAETHGGEDVAIYASGPWAFLFHGVHEQNYIYHVMAHAAKLSGHRSSQQQQAR from the coding sequence ATGCAACTAACAGTGAAAAGGATTGCTGGTAAGTGCTTGCTAATTATCTGGTGTTGTTTACCAAAAGTCTCTATAGCTCAGCAAGAAAGCTCGGATACCTGGTATGAAGCAGGCCAGCAAGCAGTAGCAGCAGCGATCAGGCAGCAGTCAAATACTGCACTGGCACGTAATGTTATTTTGTTTGTTGGTGATGGTATGGGAGTATCCACAGTGACTGCGGCCAGAATTTTAGATGGCCAATTAAAAGAGAAAGCGGGAGAAGAAAACCTTCTAGCGTTTGAGAAACTCCCTTATGTGGGGTTGTCAAAAACCTATAACACTAACCAGCAAACAGCAGATTCCGCTGGAACGATGACGGCCATGGTAACAGGGGTAAAAACCTTGGCTGGGGTTATCTCTGTTGGTCAGCAAGCAATTCGAGGAGACTGTGAAACTTCGAAGCAACACAAAGTAATGACATTACTGGAGCAGGCCGAAGAGGCTGAAATGTCAACAGGTGTTGTGACTACTGCGCGAATTACTCATGCAACACCTGCTGCTACTTATGCTCATACCCCTGAACGAAATTGGGAAGATGACAAAGACTTACCTACTGCAGCAAAGCGAGCTGGCTGTAAAGATATAGCAAGGCAGTTAGTTGAGTTTTCCTATGGTGATGGTTTGGAAGTAGCGCTGGGTGGTGGTCGTAGGAGTTTTTTGCCTGATAACCAAGCTGATCCAGAAGAACCAAATAAAACCGGTACAAGGGGGGATGGACGTAATTTAGTAAATGAATGGCTAACCCAATATGACAAGTCTCAATTTGTTTGGAATGCAAAACAGTTTAAAGCTGTTAAAGCAGAAAATGTTGATCATTTATTAGGACTTTTTAATCGCTCTCATATGGCTTTTGAAGCTGATAGAAGTGATGATAAAGGTGGGGAACCTTCATTATCAGAAATGACCTCTAAGGCAATTAAAGTTTTAGAAAAAAATGAAAATGGTTTTTTTCTGATGGTTGAAGGAGGACGAATTGATCATGGTCATCATGCGGGGAATGCTTACCTAGCCCTGCATGATACGGTTGAGTTTGCCAATGCAGTAGCAACAGCAAGAAAAATGACTGATTCGCGAGAGACGTTGATTATAGTAACAGCGGACCACAGTCATGTATTTACTATGGGAGGATATCCTACACGTGGTAACCCAATATTGGGTAAAGTGGTTGGCAATAACAGCAAAGGGCAACCAAATACGAAGCCCACGCTGGCAGCGGATGGTATGCCCTACACAACACTTGGTTACTATAGTGGGCTTGGCGCTATACATGACCAATCTGGTAGACGCCAGGTAGGTCGACTTAATATTACTGATATTAGTACTAATGCTAAAAACTATTTTCAAGAGGCATTAGTACCAATGTCGGCAGAAACCCATGGGGGGGAAGATGTGGCGATTTATGCTTCAGGTCCATGGGCGTTTTTATTTCATGGGGTTCATGAGCAAAATTATATTTACCATGTAATGGCGCATGCAGCGAAGTTAAGTGGCCATCGGTCAAGTCAGCAACAACAGGCTCGATAA
- a CDS encoding GNAT family N-acetyltransferase: protein MFKQLNTKRLKGVPLNLSLVDQRLAAIQQSAPLVGKWLYWCNPDYSAVTNKEWIEHCMNQQTLNTEFNFAFINKKTQEYIGETRISGINFPHGFTNLSYWVNASCLKQGYASEIITAAAQFCFEALNLIRVEIVVDTDNHASINTAKKVGGQFEGKLRHRSRIEDKPRDSYMFGLFPDTLVLHPKAEAV from the coding sequence ATGTTTAAACAGCTTAATACCAAACGCCTGAAAGGAGTGCCACTCAACTTATCATTAGTTGACCAACGGCTAGCTGCTATCCAGCAATCGGCACCTCTTGTTGGTAAATGGTTATATTGGTGTAATCCTGACTATTCTGCAGTCACCAATAAAGAGTGGATTGAACACTGCATGAATCAACAAACACTTAATACCGAGTTCAACTTTGCTTTTATCAATAAAAAGACCCAAGAATATATTGGTGAAACTAGAATAAGTGGCATTAACTTCCCCCATGGCTTTACCAATCTTAGCTATTGGGTGAATGCCAGTTGTCTGAAACAAGGTTATGCATCTGAAATAATTACTGCAGCTGCTCAGTTTTGTTTTGAAGCGCTTAATTTAATTCGAGTAGAAATTGTGGTCGATACTGATAATCATGCAAGTATTAATACAGCTAAAAAAGTTGGTGGGCAATTTGAAGGTAAGCTTCGGCATCGCAGTAGAATAGAAGACAAACCCCGGGATTCGTATATGTTTGGCTTATTTCCTGACACGTTAGTGCTGCATCCTAAAGCAGAAGCAGTATAA
- the trmL gene encoding tRNA (uridine(34)/cytosine(34)/5-carboxymethylaminomethyluridine(34)-2'-O)-methyltransferase TrmL produces the protein MLHIVLFEPEIPPNTGNIIRLCANTGYQLHLIEPLGFDLDDKKLRRAGLDYSEFAKLAVHKSLAGFCQSVNVNRLFAISTKGSTLHTDVQYEPNDALLFGPETRGLPNNVLQNEVKPEHIVRLPMKPNSRSMNLSNCVSVMVYESWRQLGFKGGE, from the coding sequence ATGCTGCATATTGTGCTTTTTGAGCCAGAAATACCACCCAATACTGGCAATATTATCCGGTTATGTGCAAACACTGGCTATCAGTTGCATTTAATAGAGCCATTAGGCTTTGACTTAGATGATAAAAAATTGCGTCGTGCGGGTTTGGATTATTCCGAGTTTGCCAAACTAGCAGTGCATAAGTCACTTGCAGGCTTTTGCCAGTCAGTCAATGTCAATCGCTTGTTTGCTATTAGTACCAAAGGCTCTACTCTCCACACTGATGTTCAGTATGAACCTAATGATGCACTATTATTTGGCCCAGAAACCCGAGGACTACCTAATAATGTTTTGCAAAATGAGGTTAAACCTGAGCACATTGTAAGGCTACCCATGAAGCCCAACAGTCGTAGTATGAATTTATCTAACTGTGTTTCAGTGATGGTTTATGAGAGTTGGCGACAACTGGGTTTTAAAGGTGGGGAGTAA
- a CDS encoding substrate-binding periplasmic protein — translation MYKSQFYCLEITVPYKVIILLTYCLFTASSLSYCAPFKIATFHFPPYEYKSDDVITGISVDIVKAIFQEMGVEFELFELPWSRGLKALKTGKIDCFIEVLWKQERETYMDYAKEVLMPETASFFVLGNSSIQFSGNLSTLSSYKIGVRQDFSYGSSFDSSIASNQYKIITRRTKNEDLLRMLNTGEIDILIGDKYGMLYLYQHTFIRHKRTIKRLTPDVEDTPSYMVFTKQRDLSAIRNQFIKVLHNFKTDGRYQNIINHWEKALKQELTINPKP, via the coding sequence TTGTATAAAAGTCAGTTTTATTGCCTTGAAATTACCGTTCCATATAAAGTCATTATCCTATTAACCTACTGTTTATTTACAGCCAGCAGTTTAAGTTATTGTGCTCCATTCAAAATTGCTACATTTCACTTTCCACCCTATGAATATAAATCTGATGACGTCATTACTGGTATTTCTGTTGATATTGTTAAAGCTATTTTTCAAGAAATGGGTGTTGAATTTGAACTCTTTGAGTTGCCCTGGTCAAGAGGGCTAAAAGCATTAAAAACAGGAAAGATTGATTGCTTTATCGAAGTTTTATGGAAGCAAGAAAGAGAAACTTATATGGACTATGCCAAAGAAGTGCTGATGCCTGAAACAGCATCTTTTTTTGTCTTAGGTAACTCATCCATCCAGTTTAGTGGTAATTTATCAACACTTTCATCTTATAAAATTGGTGTTCGGCAAGACTTTAGTTATGGCTCAAGTTTCGATAGCTCAATTGCCAGTAACCAGTATAAAATCATTACTAGACGAACTAAAAATGAAGATCTATTACGTATGCTAAATACTGGAGAAATAGATATATTAATAGGTGATAAATATGGCATGTTATACCTTTACCAACATACTTTTATCAGACACAAAAGAACTATTAAACGTCTTACACCTGATGTAGAAGACACTCCCAGTTATATGGTATTTACCAAACAACGAGATTTATCAGCTATTCGGAATCAGTTTATTAAAGTATTGCATAATTTTAAAACAGATGGACGCTATCAAAACATTATCAACCATTGGGAAAAGGCTCTCAAACAAGAGCTAACAATAAACCCTAAACCTTAA
- the grxC gene encoding glutaredoxin 3, producing the protein MSGITIYSSAYCPFCIRAVRLLDSKQVPYQLISVDGKPAVRRVMAEKAGRTSVPQIWIGERHVGGCDELYALERAGKLDPLIAEYQ; encoded by the coding sequence ATGAGTGGCATAACTATTTACAGCTCAGCTTATTGTCCCTTTTGTATCCGAGCAGTGCGCCTGCTGGATAGCAAACAGGTTCCTTATCAACTGATTAGTGTGGATGGTAAGCCCGCAGTACGTAGAGTGATGGCTGAAAAGGCGGGGCGTACCTCTGTGCCGCAAATTTGGATTGGTGAGCGGCATGTGGGCGGTTGTGATGAGCTTTACGCTTTAGAGAGAGCAGGTAAACTTGACCCGCTGATCGCTGAATACCAGTAA
- the secB gene encoding protein-export chaperone SecB — protein sequence MAENQQNQAAGEENQPQFALQRIYVKDLSFESPKAPEIFTKEWQPQVNLDLNTQNTQLEDGVFEVVLSLTVTVTNNEETAFVVEVQQSGVFLIRGLDDASLHQTLGAFCPNILFPYARECIDSLVLRGSFPPIMLAPVNFDALYAQALQQREQEQQQPETIQ from the coding sequence ATGGCTGAAAACCAACAAAATCAGGCCGCTGGCGAAGAAAATCAACCTCAGTTTGCATTACAGCGGATCTATGTGAAGGACCTTTCATTTGAGTCGCCCAAGGCACCTGAGATTTTCACTAAAGAATGGCAGCCACAGGTTAATTTGGATCTGAACACGCAAAATACCCAGCTTGAAGATGGTGTGTTTGAAGTTGTGTTATCCCTAACAGTTACTGTTACTAATAATGAAGAGACTGCATTTGTTGTTGAAGTTCAGCAGTCAGGGGTGTTCTTGATCAGAGGATTAGATGATGCTTCATTGCATCAAACACTAGGTGCTTTTTGCCCTAATATTCTATTTCCTTATGCTCGCGAGTGCATCGATAGCTTGGTATTACGCGGTAGTTTCCCTCCAATTATGTTAGCGCCAGTTAATTTTGATGCGTTGTATGCTCAAGCACTACAGCAGCGTGAGCAAGAGCAACAGCAGCCAGAAACTATTCAATAA
- a CDS encoding flagellar brake protein — protein sequence MFQWLRKQRDEKTSSYDSSNLQVLNKLCQEHSFIDVQPTDINQNYRSMILLVQPEENYLLIDELYPAPPQKVLEPGNLLDISCHDQGFRTRFQSSFLGCEHFENMPAYRLSMPIELQHGQRRMNFRVQIPPEDFIRVSLTGFGPVTASGRIIDLSNSGICLKLMGPPPDGLHRDGLVGNCIFKTTDDEQVKSKLLVTHLEFNRKPITHTIVGGKFMNMEPSIHKKLDRFIAKLQREQRRQSLAANDSHPI from the coding sequence ATGTTTCAGTGGCTTCGCAAACAACGGGATGAAAAAACCTCCAGCTATGACAGCAGTAATTTACAAGTTCTAAATAAACTCTGTCAGGAACATAGTTTTATTGATGTCCAACCTACTGATATCAATCAAAACTATCGGAGTATGATTTTATTGGTGCAGCCAGAGGAAAATTACTTACTAATTGACGAGCTGTATCCAGCCCCTCCCCAAAAAGTGCTTGAGCCAGGTAATTTGTTAGATATTAGTTGTCATGACCAGGGGTTTCGTACCCGTTTTCAGTCGAGTTTTCTTGGCTGTGAACACTTTGAGAATATGCCTGCATACCGCCTTTCAATGCCCATTGAGTTACAACATGGCCAACGGCGAATGAATTTTAGGGTGCAAATACCGCCTGAAGATTTCATTCGGGTAAGCCTTACAGGCTTTGGACCTGTGACCGCATCTGGACGCATTATTGACTTATCCAACAGTGGTATCTGCTTAAAGTTAATGGGCCCTCCTCCTGATGGACTACATCGTGATGGGCTTGTTGGTAATTGTATTTTTAAAACAACAGATGATGAACAAGTTAAAAGTAAACTTCTTGTTACACATCTAGAATTTAATCGTAAACCAATTACCCATACGATAGTGGGTGGTAAGTTTATGAATATGGAACCATCTATTCACAAGAAACTTGACCGATTTATTGCTAAACTGCAGCGAGAGCAAAGAAGACAGTCCCTAGCAGCAAATGATAGCCACCCTATTTAG